The genomic segment TATCATAACCTATGCGAGTGCTAACAGCTTCAGTTTTAAAGAGGCTTCAAAGCAGTTAGGTAAGCCGCTTCAAACAATATAAATGGTGTTACTCTGTTCTAAATTGCTGTTGTCACTCTGAGCAAGCACTGCCACTGCATATCATCTACCACTGCACTCAAATCAAACTCTTGtaattcagaatttaaaaaaatacagtgttgCCACAAAGTAGTTTATGGAAATACAGTTACCGAGGACAGCTGTTCTCCAAGTGCTGGCATAGTGACTGTATGTACCAGCTCCCCTGGCTTGAGCTTCTGTAGGAAACATAGTCTTGCAAGGTAGCCATGCCCAAGAGGAAGTCTGCCTCCGAGGGGATGCACTCGAGCTGAAATCTTGCATCTGTTTCTAGAGAAGAATCTTGCTCTCCAGAATCTGTTTCAATGGTTACACCTTTCTGGCGAGCATCACCTTGGCATGCCTGAACAAAGAAGACTTTTGGTTTTCCAGCAAGTGAGTGGCAATTCTGCCCAGTGAAAGAAGTGGTCAGTTCCTGGATAGGTACTTCCTGTCCATCAACACCATatataatgcctttttttccatgagagagaacacagcaaacaaaacagtctTTGTCATTGTGATCTTTGCACCGGTAGATGTTCACAATCTTACGGATTTCTTCTGCAGTGAGGTCTTTATATTCTTCTATCTTAAAATGAAGGGTGCTGAAGACTTTGCTCAGAGCAGCTAGAAAGTAAACAGAAGGGTGATTAAAGCAGTCTTATAAAAACTGGACTCTTTTTGCAAATTATGTTTCTAGAGGaagccatttattttaaatcctgCTATACTACTATCCAGGTAGTTATACTCCTGCTCTGAAAATAATCTAGAAGTCTAATCACTAATCATATTTGTATCAAATTCCCTTAGCCCTCATTACAAGCCTTCCTTGTGATTTTGCTGTTTAGTATTGTCTTTGTATGGAAAAGTGCAGAACTAGCTGTTATCTCCCCAGCCAACTTTCAAAGCTAGTTTTTTCCTCTCACAACAGGTGTCAAACATTGCTATTGCTTTCCCCGAGAGTGGAGGCATTACATTTTTGGGTAATACCTGTGTCACAGAAGATTACTTGCACTCTGACTCTTGAATTAAGTTAAGAGTTCAATTCTATCAGCGAAGTCCTGCTGATGGATTTTATCTCTTGGTCTAGATAGCGCAAATATGCCCATTTCGAGGATCCTAGGACCTGCAATGAGCTACGCTACTCTTGCAGGACAGCCTGCTAAAATCAGGGCCACTGAATAGTGACATAAAAGAGTCCCTAAACTCCATGCCACCcacaaaacttttttgtttccctttaaGCTGGATGTTAACTGAAATCCAAATTCTGGTTCTGCAGATTTTAGAAGTAGTATGCAACTCAGTCACTACAAGAAAAGTAGACTAGAAATGGAAGCTTGAACTTCAAACACCTAGTGCAGAATACGAagtatttcctatttttaagtCAGTCTACTCTCCCTGAAGTGAAGATATGCAAAGTCATCTTTTAATGTTCACTGTACCTGCATCCACATCTGTCCCATTCCGATCATTCATCTTTTTGAGTTCTGGGACTTCTTTCCTGGCTTTTGCAAAATTGTGATTATTCAGGATCAGGCATACTCCACGGGGTCGGCTGGTCATTTTGTAAGCTTCAAGCTGTTGGAAAGAGACTGCTTATGACTGCTTCTCAGCCCTTGCTTGTGGCA from the Anser cygnoides isolate HZ-2024a breed goose chromosome 6, Taihu_goose_T2T_genome, whole genome shotgun sequence genome contains:
- the LOC106040004 gene encoding caspase-8 isoform X2 — its product is MLVTEGQRSSPGVPEACPRLRASCVAHDSPGSCDQFSQLEAYKMTSRPRGVCLILNNHNFAKARKEVPELKKMNDRNGTDVDAAALSKVFSTLHFKIEEYKDLTAEEIRKIVNIYRCKDHNDKDCFVCCVLSHGKKGIIYGVDGQEVPIQELTTSFTGQNCHSLAGKPKVFFVQACQGDARQKGVTIETDSGEQDSSLETDARFQLECIPSEADFLLGMATLQDYVSYRSSSQGSWYIQSLCQHLENSCPRGEDILTILTAVNQEVSRKIDKQNAAKQMPQPSFTLRKKLIFPVN